The Pan paniscus chromosome 15, NHGRI_mPanPan1-v2.0_pri, whole genome shotgun sequence genome includes a window with the following:
- the LOC100968773 gene encoding olfactory receptor 4K17 yields MMESMKLLNQSQVSEFILLGLSSSQDIEFLLFALFSVIYVVTVLGNLLIIVTVFNTPNLNTPMYFLLGNLSFVDMTLASFATPKMILTLLKKQKIISFAGCFTQIFLLHLLGGVEMVLLVSMAFDRYVAICKPLRYMTIMNKKVCVLLVVTSWLLGLLHSGLQIPFAVNLPFCGSNVVDSIFCDLPLVTKLACIDTYFVQIVIVANSGIISLSCFIILLISYSLILITIKNHSPTGQSKARSTLTAHITVVILFFGPCIFIYIWPFSNHSVDKFLAVFYTIITPILNPIIYTLRNKEMKISMKKLWRAFVNSREDT; encoded by the coding sequence ATGATGGAGTCCATGAAACTATTAAATCAATCTCAAGTGTCAGAATTCATTTTGCTGGGACTCAGCAGCTCCCAGGATATAGAGTTTCTTCTCTTTGCCCTCTTCTCGGTTATCTATGTGGTCACAGTTTTGGGTAACCTTCTTATTATAGTCACAGTGTTTAACACCCCTAACCTGAATACTCCCATGTATTTTCTCCTTGGTAATCTCTCTTTTGTAGATATGACCCTTGCTTCCTTTGCCACCCCTAAGATGATTCTGACCTTGTTAAAAAAGCagaagataatttcttttgctgggtGCTTCACTCagatatttctccttcacttactgGGTGGGGTTGAAATGGTACTGTTGGTCTCCATGGCTTTTGACAGATATGTGGCCATTTGTAAGCCCCTACGCTACATGACCATCATGAACAAGAAGGTATGTGTTTTGCTTGTAGTGACCTCATGGCTCTTGGGTCTCCTTCACTCAGGGCTTCAGATACCCTTTGCTGTGAACTTGCCCTTTTGTGGTTCCAATGTGGTAGACAGCATTTTTTGTGACCTCCCTTTGGTTACTAAGCTTGCCTGTATAGACACATATTTTGTACAAATAGTCATTGTTGCCAACAGTGGCATAATCTCCCTGAGCTGTTTCATTATTTTGCTTATCTCCTACAGTCTGATCCTCATAACCATTAAGAACCACTCTCCTACTGGGCAATCTAAAGCCCGTTCCACTTTGACTGCTCACATCACAGTGGTGATTCTCTTCTTTGGCCCATGCATCTTTATCTATATCTGGCCCTTCAGCAACCACTCCGTAGATAAGTTCCTTGCTGTATTTTACACCATCATCACTCCTATCTTGAATCCAATTATCTATACTctgagaaacaaagaaatgaagatatCCATGAAAAAACTCTGGAGAGCTTTTGTGAATTCTAGAGAAGATACttag